A region of the Gloeocapsa sp. PCC 73106 genome:
TCATTTGATTTAGCTAAGTTAGAATAAGTTTTTGCACCCAAAGTACGTAAAATACTTTTGAATTTTGACCAACAATTTTCAATGGGATTGAAGTCAGGAGAATAAGTAGGAAGATAAATCAATCGAG
Encoded here:
- a CDS encoding transposase, giving the protein MDNCSIHKGEPIRSLTEAVGARLIYLPTYSPDFNPIENCWSKFKSILRTLGAKTYSNLAKSNEI